From a single Macrobrachium rosenbergii isolate ZJJX-2024 chromosome 59, ASM4041242v1, whole genome shotgun sequence genomic region:
- the LOC136837647 gene encoding buccalin-like, with product MKTLVIVLLAAAACATEIEKREAEPGYRGYGHVTHYHRPSYGYSHHYGKRSADPEPEAEPSSVYGNSYGYRSYHPVSYSHHYGKRSADPEPEAEPSYGYGNSYGYRSYRPVSYSHHYGKRSADPEPEAEPSYGYGNSYGYRSYRPVSYSHHYGKRSADPEPEAEPSYGYGNSYGYRSYRPVSYSHHYGKRSADPEPEAEPSYGYGNSYGYRSYRPVSYSHHYGKRSADPEPSYGYRRGYSTPVYHRPTYGYSRGGYH from the exons ATGAAGACTCTG GTGATTGTGCTCTTGGCGGCTGCCGCTTGCGCTACTGAAATTGAGAAGCGAGAGGCGGAGCCCGGATATAGAGGTTATGGCCATGTGACTCACTATCATCGTCCTTCTTATGGCTATTCTCATCACTATggcaagagatctgctgatcctgaacctgaaGCTGAACCATCCTCTGTTTATGGAAACTCCTATGGTTACCGCAGCTACCACCCAGTGAGCTATTCTCATCACTATggcaagagatctgctgatcctgaacctgaaGCTGAACCATCCTATGGTTATGGAAACTCCTATGGTTACCGCAGCTACCGTCCAGTGAGCTATTCTCATCACTATggcaagagatctgctgatcctgaacctgaaGCTGAGCCTTCCTATGGCTATGGAAATTCTTATGGTTACCGCAGCTACCGTCCAGTGAGCTATTCTCATCACTATggcaagagatctgctgatcctgaacctgaaGCTGAACCTTCCTATGGTTATGGAAACTCCTATGGTTACCGCAGCTACCGACCAGTGAGCTATTCTCATCACTATggcaagagatctgctgatcctgaacctgaaGCTGAGCCTTCCTATGGCTATGGAAATTCTTATGGTTACCGCAGCTACCGCCCAGTGAGCTATTCTCATCACTATggcaagagatctgctgatcctgaaccttCTTATGGCTATAGACGTGGATATTCTACTCCTGTCTACCACAGGCCAACTTATGGTTACAGCCGTGGTGGATACCATTAA
- the LOC136837648 gene encoding buccalin-like — protein sequence MKTLVIVLLAAAACATEIEKREAEPGYRGYGHVTHYHRPSYGYSHHYGKRSADPEPEAEPSYGYGNSYGYRSYRPVSYSHHYGKRSADPEPEAEPSYGYGNSYGYRSYRPVSYSHHYGKRSADPEPEAEASHGYGNSYGYRSYRPVSYSHHYGKRSADPEPEAEPSYGYGNSYGYRSYRPVSYSHHYGKRSADPEPSYGYRRVYSTPVYHRPSYGYSYGG from the exons ATGAAGACTCTG GTGATTGTGCTCTTGGCGGCTGCCGCTTGCGCTACTGAAATCGAGAAGCGAGAGGCGGAGCCTGGATATAGAGGTTATGGCCATGTGACTCACTATCATCGTCCTTCTTATGGCTATTCCCATCACTATggcaagagatctgctgatcctgaacctgaaGCTGAACCATCCTATGGTTATGGAAACTCCTATGGTTACCGCAGCTACCGCCCTGTGAGCTATTCTCATCACTATggcaagagatctgctgatcctgaacctgaaGCTGAACCATCCTATGGTTATGGAAACTCTTATGGTTACCGCAGCTACCGCCCAGTGAGCTATTCTCATCATTATggcaagagatctgctgatcctgaacctgaaGCTGAAGCATCCCATGGCTATGGAAATTCTTATGGTTACCGCAGCTACCGCCCAGTGAGCTATTCTCATCACTATggcaagagatctgctgatcctgaacctgaaGCTGAACCATCCTATGGCTATGGAAACTCTTATGGTTACCGCAGCTACCGCCCAGTGAGCTATTCTCATCACTATggcaagagatctgctgatcctgaaccttCTTATGGCTATAGACGTGTATATTCTACTCCAGTCTACCACAGGCCATCTTATGGTTACAGCTATGGTGGATAA